One Streptomyces umbrinus genomic window, CCAGGCGGCGGGCGATCTCGTTGCCGGTCGGGTTCTCCACCTCCGCGATCGTGGCGAGGGTCGCCGCCCGGGTGCGGCCGAGGAGCCGGTCGAGTGCGCTCGCTCTCCCCACGGCACCGCCGGGCCGCAACGCGTCGATGCCGCGGTTCACGGGATACACCAGCACCGGGGAAAGGCAGCCGTCGCGCAGGGCGATGGGCCTCCCCCGGCAGAAGTACGAGGGAACGAGCCGCAGCCCGCGCCCCTGGAGGTGCACGTCCCGGTCCTCGGGATAGGACACCTGCAGGACCGGCGCACGCCATTGCACCGTGGGGTGCAGCCCGCTCAGCAGCCGGTCGGTCCCGCCGGCCAGGAACGCCTTGGCACGCTGGGCCCGTTCGGCGTCCACCGAGGCGCCGATCTGTGTCCAGTACGGCTGCAGCGCCTGCCGGTGATACGTGCGCAGGGCCGTGCCCAGACCACGTCTGGCCGCGGGCAGGCCCGCGGCGAGCGCGGCCGCCCACGAGGGCAGTCTGCGCTGCTGCCCGAGAGTCCCCACATCCGTCCGCAGGCGAACGTGCGAGGTGGACAGGATCGTGTCGACGGCCGCTTCGGGGTCGGTGGTCCCCTCGGCCGGTGTCAGGAAGTCGGGCGAGTACCCGCGCGGTGGAACGAGATGAAGCAGCGGCCGGGCGGC contains:
- a CDS encoding MarR family winged helix-turn-helix transcriptional regulator encodes the protein MLRIHFSAEDLGRIRLATGPDPAWEALLSLHVLGGPDTDVALRRWRTHVRTSMDTAARPLLHLVPPRGYSPDFLTPAEGTTDPEAAVDTILSTSHVRLRTDVGTLGQQRRLPSWAAALAAGLPAARRGLGTALRTYHRQALQPYWTQIGASVDAERAQRAKAFLAGGTDRLLSGLHPTVQWRAPVLQVSYPEDRDVHLQGRGLRLVPSYFCRGRPIALRDGCLSPVLVYPVNRGIDALRPGGAVGRASALDRLLGRTRAATLATIAEVENPTGNEIARRLAISPASVSEHATVLRDAGLIHSLRVRNTMRHTLTPLGTELLDGRAARLGYEAGQGDADGAAGALAPSTR